Genomic DNA from Bartonella alsatica:
ATCCGCATGTGCTAAAGTAGCCATCACAAGACAAATAACTTGGCGTTGTCCACCTGACAAACTATCCATAGAATTATGAAGATATGTCTCAAGACCAATGCCTAATTGGGCAATTTCATCTCTGAAAAATTGGCGTTTTTCATAATTTAAAGCCGAACGCAACCCATGACGCTTCCCCCGAAGAGCAGCAAGAGCTAAATTTTCTTCAATTGTTAAAGAACCACAGCTTCCCATTGATGAATCTTGAAAAACACAAGCAACCCTCCCTGCTCGCTCATTTACTGATTGTAGAGAAACATTTTGTCCATTAATCACCACTTTTCCTTCTGTAGGAAGAGTTGCGCCGGCTAAAACACTAAGTAAAGTTGATTTACCAGCACCATTTGAACCAATAATCGTAACAAAACTGCCCCGATCAATCTTAAGATTAATATCAATTAATGCTTGTTTTTTTAAAGGCGTTTGTGGGTTAAAGGTAACCCCGACATGAGAAAGCTCAATCATGTTTACAGCTCCTCCAATAGCGTGATACAGTAAGGGTCACAACAACTAAAAGCGCAGTGATCAATTGAAGATCCGTTGACGTATCAATACCAATCCCGTGTGCCTCAAACGCAAACTGTACTGCCACGCGGTAAAAAACAGATCCAATAATACAACTGATAATAATCCAAAAAATATTGCGCGTCCGAAATAATGTTTCACCAATAATAACTGCAGCTAAACCGAAAACAATCGTACCAGCTCCACCTGTAATATCAGTAGCAATCGCGGTTTGAATATAAAGGGAACCTCCAAGTGCAACACACGCATTTGAAAGACCCATACCAAAATAAATTAAGGCCGATGGATGAACCCCCTGTGCTGTAGCCATCCGCGGATTAGCTCCTATTGCTCGCATAGCAAGTCCCATCTCACTTTCCAAAAAGCGCCAAATAAAAAACACCACAACGAGTAGTACAAAACAAACAAAAAGAGGACGCACTAAAATATCAGGCAAGCCAAACATGTTATAAAAGGGAGTTAAGGCAGTATCAGCAAGTGCTAAATTAACATTCGACCCACCCATAATTCCCATAATACGAAGATTAACTGTATAAAGTGCTGACATTGTTAAAATTGAAGCTAGAAGATTTAAAATGCCAAAATGCAAATTCAGCAAAGCTGTTAATAAACCAGCCATCAAACCTGCACAAAAAGCGCATGCCATAGCCGTCCATGCACTGAAACCTAAAAGAATCAAAACACCACAAACACATGACCCAAGAAGAAATGAACCGTCGACAGTTAAATCAGGAAAATCTAAGACACGAAATGAAAGATAAACTCCAATTGCAACAAACGCATAAATAAGACCTAATTCCACAGCACCAGAAAACGCAAATATATTCATCTAAAGATCTCCCCCATTATCATGAAAACTTAAGTACTTTTATTGTATCAATATCATTTTAATGGAAGCCTATTGAATAATCTTTGTCGCGCGTTCAATAACTGCCTTTGGAATAACAATACCAACCTTTTTAGCTGCTTTCATATCAATACGGATGTCATTATTAGCCGCCTGTACAATATCAATATCGCCAGGTTTTTCACCTTTCAAAATACGCACAACCAATTTACCAGCATCAACCCCTACATCATAGAAATTCACACCCTGTGTCATAAAAGGGCCTCTTCCCATAGAGTTAGAATCGACAGTAAATAAAGGAATACGTGCTTCCTGTGTGACTTTTGTTGCTCCTTCTAAAACAGAAAGAACCGTATTATCAGCAGGAATAAAAATAACATCCACCTTACCAATTAAAGCTCGTGTTGCCATTTGAACATCAGAAGGTTTAGGCGCTGATGAAGGAATGACATCAATTCCAATTTTATCTGCTACATCCTTTAACATCTTAAGCGTTGAAACAGAATTAGCTTCAGAGGCATTATAAAGATAACCAAGTTTTTTCAAATCTGGTTTTACTTCCTTTAAAAGTCTAAGACTCTCGGCAATATCTATACGATCAGAAGTTCCTGTCACATTGCCACCAGGCTTAGTAAGCGAAGAAACTATTTTTGCCCCGATAGGATCAGAAATTGCAGCAAAAACAATAGGAATTTTTCTCGTTGCCGCAAGCATTGTCTGTGCTGAAGGTGTGCTAATTGCAATAATCACATCAGGTTTATCACCAACAAATTTACGTGCAATCTGTGTTGCTGTAGAAATATTGCCCTGCGCTGATAAAAAAGTAAGTTCGAAATTTTCTCCCTGCTTATAACCATCTTTAGCAAGGGCATCCATAATCCCCTTACGAACAGCATCTGCAGCAGGATGTGCCATAATTTGTGTCAGTGCAATTTTAATGTGTTTAACGTAATCTCCTGCTTTTGCAAAACTATTCATGATAAAAACAGTTGCAATTACAATCCATAATATGTTTACTCTTTTCAACATTCTACTCCGCCCCTCCTTTGCAACAATTTTAAAGAGAAAGAAATCTATTGAAGAGTACTATCAAAATCAATCTTTATTTTTATTTCTGAAATATTTGCAAAATAAATCAAATTGAAATGTTATTTTTTTGTTGCAATTCACTAAAGCCTACGCCATACAAGCAGCACATGTTTCGAATCGGTGAGCGGGTGTAGCTCAGGGGTAGAGCACAACCTTGCCAAGGTTGGGGTCGTGGGTTCGAATCCCATCGCCCGCTCCATGTAAATTTTGTGTTTTTATAATTAATGTAAATTTTGTGTTTGTATAATTAACTGTAGTTTGTCATCAGTGTAGCTTGCCAGCAAGTTTTGTATATTTTAGCACTAGATTTTGTACCAATTCATTTTTTTCAAAGAATTTTAAAGGTGTCCTCAAAGGGTCTCCAAAGAGCTTTCAAAGTCTTCTATCATTTTTGCTGCCAAATTCCAATTTTTGCTATTTTTCACTCTTTTTTGCAACTTTCACTGTCAAAATAGATTCTGTCAAAACATGCATTTAATGGTAAAAAATATGCATAAAAATAATAAATTACTACGTATTCCTCTCTTCCTACTTAATACAAAAGTTCAATTATAATTGCTTCTAAAATTATTCCTTTCCAAGAATTTCCCTTTATTTTTCACCCCATAATTCATAAAAATGATGGACTGGACCACGTCCTTTTCCTACTTGCAAAATACTTGAAGCCTCTAAAGCATTATTGAGGTACGCTTTTGCTCTTTTCACCGCACAAACTAAAGGCTCTGTCGGCAAAAGTGCTGCAATTGCAGCTGCAATAGTACAACCTGTGCCATGATCATTAGTAGTTATAAGACGTGAAGCTTTAAGCGTCACAATCCCCTCAGAATCACAATAAAGATCTGGACTGGAATGATCGTAATTGACCTCATCCGTGTGAGCAAGAATACTCAAATGTCCACCTTTTAATAAAACCGCATCACAACCAAGAGCCAAAAGCTGCGGACCATATTGATACATAGCATTTAACGACCATCGCACTTCACGTCCTAACAACATAGCTGCCTCAGGTAAATTGGGCGTAATCAAAGTTGACAATGGAACAAGAACATCACGCACAATTTCAACCGCATCAGGCTTTAAAAGGACATCACCACTTTTTGCTACCATAACCGGATCAAAAACAATAAAACGGGCTTTATGGTAAACTAAACGCTCTGCAATAGTTTGAGCAATCTGAGCATTTGCTACCATACCAATTTTCACTGCATCAACATGAACATCTTCAAAAACCGAATCAATTTGATCGGCAACAAAAGACGCATCTAATGCATGAAAAGCACGTACACCTTTTGTATTTTGTGCAACAACAGCTGTAACTACACTCATACCATAGGTTTTCATGGCTGAGAAAACCTTTAAATCAGCTTGCATCCCAGCGCCACCAGAAGGATCAGTCCCTGAAATAGATAAAATCCGTGGAATAAAAAATTTATCTTGGTTATCGTGTAGTCTCATCAGCCTTTTTCCTTATATTTTTAAATATCAGAAAATAGATATTTGAAAAAAAACACAGAGAGATGTTTCATCATATTAAAGTACGTTATATACATATTCTCCTTGTAAATATAAAATGGAAAACACAGTGCTTATTTTTCGTTCTCTTCTTTTTACGTTCGCTTTTTATACAACTACTTTTATACAAATGATTCTTTATGCTCCCATCTATTTTTTAATGCCACGCAAAAAAGCGTGGATCATCCCTAAAATATGGGCACGCGTCACACTCTTTTTACAAAAATACATTGCAGGCACAAATTACGAAATTGAAGGATTAGAAAATCTTCCAAATGGAGCTTATATCATCGCTCCAAAGCATCAATCTGCATGGGAAACCTTCAGTCTTATTCCCTACTTTGATGACCCCGCTCTCATCCTAAAACGTGAACTAACATGGATTCCCTTCTTTGGCTGGTATATGGCAAAAACACAAATTATCCCAATTAACCGAACAACCCCCATTAAAGCTTTAAAAACCATCATACAAAAAGCAAAAGAAAAAGCAAAATTAGAGCGTCAAATTCTGATTTTTCCTGAAGGGACACGCCGACAGCCAGGCCAAGAACCAGATTATAAATCGGGAATTGTTGCTCTCTATAATGAACTGAAACTTCAGGTTGTTCCTATTGCACACAATGCCGGTTTATATTGGCCACGAGGTAATTTTCGCCGTTATCCTGGAACAATTCGCGTTCGCATTCTCCCCCCTATAGCTACTGGTTTAAGCAAACGTGATTTCCTAGATCAACTGGTCAAAAAAACAGAAGAAGCCTGTGATGAATTACTTTTGTTAGCAGCACAAGATCCTAACCCTCCGCCTATGCCACCCTGTGCTGTTAAAAAACTTCAAAAAATGAGTCATCATGAAGCAATACATTGATTCATCAAGATAATGAACCACTTTTCCATATTGAATGGAGAATACCAAATACAGGAATATTTTTTCATTTAAAAATCCTCTGATTCAGAATCAAAAAAACGTTTGCTTACACATCACAAGAGAAATTGATGTGTAGATAAAAGTGATCTGAAAAAACTTAATATATCTTTTATGAATCATTCATTGCAAAAGCGATTAGCAATATTAAGAGATGTCTTTTTAAGTACAACTGCGAATAATAACACACTCTTTTTCGTGAAAAGCATAACCTTACTAAAAAACGTGCGAAATAAAAATGTAAGTTATTTAAAATCCCTATTTTAAAATATTGTTCTCGATATTTTTAAAATCATAAAACTGAACTAATAGATGATGGCTTTAATTTTTAAAAAACTAATATGTAATTAACCATTTCTCCTTATCTATTATGGACTCAAAAGTATTGTATGCTACATTAAAACAATCCTAAATTATTGATAAAAATATTGGACTTCACGTAATGCGTTACCTCCTCTATAATTTGTTTTTTTCTTTTTTTTTGAGTTTGTTGAGCCCCTTCGCTTTAGCCCAACCCTTTCTCTCCGTTGAAGTTGCAACTGGACGCATATTAAATCATAATCAAGCCTTTGAGCGTTGGTATCCTGCCTCCTTAACAAAATTAATGACCGCTTATATTATTTTTCGGGCCATGAGCACAGGAGAAATTTCACCCAATAAACACATCACTATCAGCGAATATGCCGCAAAAGCTCCTGCGTATCATTCAGGCTATAAAGCTGGATCCGTTCTCACACTTGATACAGCCTTAAGTATCACTATGGTTAAATCTACCAATGATTTGGCCATTGCCATGAGTGAAGCGGTTGCTGGTTCACAAAAAGCCTTTGTACAAAAAATGAATGCTGAAGCTAAACGCCTCGGCATGGTTGGTACCCATTTTTCCAATGCAAGTGGCTTACCAGACCCACAAAATTATTCTACAGCACGTGATATCGCTCTTTTAGCGGTTCAGATTCGTCGAGAATTTCCTCAATATGCACATTATTTTTCTATCCCTGCCATTGATTTTGGTGGCAAACAAAAAATCCAACCCAATTCAAACAATCTCATTGGTCGTTTTGATGGAATAGACGGCATGAAAACAGGTTTTATTTGTGCTTCTGGTTTCAATCTTGTTGCCTCAGCAACCCGTAAAAACCGCACAATTATTGCTGTCATTTTAGGATCTAACAACGTAAGTGAAAGAGAAGAAAAAGCCGCACAACTTCTTGAAGCAGGTTTTTCTCAACAAGAATCGTCCCAATTAACATTGGCAACACTGGTACCTTATGGAACAAAAATGACACAAGCGACCGATATGAAACAACAAACATGCTCACCTGAAGCCACAAAAATGCACGCTCGTTTTTATGACGATAAAGGGAATGTTATCCTTACTTCACCGTTCATCACTGCTTCACCTACCTCCTCTTTTCCTTTACCAGTACGCCTTATTTCTACACCACAAACACATAAAACCAAAAGAAAACCGCTAAAAAAATTGCCCATTCCGGATAAAAAAAGCAAAGCAACCTATAACAAAAGCAGAAAACCATAATCGATAATTAATATGGAAACAACGCGTATTCCTATTACTCTTATAACTGGCTTTTTGGGTTCCGGTAAAACAACTTTACTCAACCGGATGCTACGCGATCCTCTTTTGAATAATAGTGCTGTTATCATTAATGAATTCGGTGAAGTAAGTATTGACCATTTTCTGGTTGAAAAAACGACAGAAGGAATTATTGAACTTGCAAATGGTTGCTTATGCTGTAATTTGCGCAGTGATCTCATTGATACATTAACTAATTTGATTGATCGCATTCATGCAGGAAATCAGCACCTTAATCGCATTATCATCGAAACAACAGGGTTAGCTGATCCAGCTCCTATTGTACAAGCTCTTCTAAGCCACCCACTCTTAATTCAAGTTTTGTCGATCGATACTCTTCTTGCAACATTTGATACATTAAACACACCTACTATACTCGAACGCTATCCTGAAATACAAAAACAATTAGCACTTGCTGACAAAATTATTCTCACAAAAACAGATCTTACTGACTCCAAAACACTCTCAAATACACTCCTCAGTACACTCAAAACAATTAATCCTATAGCGCAAATTATCGATGTCCATTCTGATCATTACTGTTCAAGGGGATTAATAAGTAAAACATTATGGGATGAAAAAGCAGAAAATACACAATTTAAACAATGGCGTACCCTCGCTCCCTACGATCATGCCCACAACTGGACAATTCGTGCTTTTTCATTAAACTGCGAAGAGCTTATGGATTATACTAGCCTTAGTACTTTTTTAGATCTCCTAAAAGACCTGTATGGTACAAAATTATTACGCATTAAAGCAATTATAGCAATGCGTGATGACCCCCAACGTCCTCTTGTCTTACACGGTATACAAACATTTTTCCATCCACCAATAAGACTTCCAGCATGGCCAAAAGGAATAAAACAAACACGTTTTGTCATCATTACTGATGGTATTGAAAAAGAAACAATACAAAAACTTTTCAATGCTTTTTTAAACAAACCAGCAATAGATACTGCAGACAAAACCGCCATATTGAATAATCCCCTAATTATTCCAGGAATGAAGTTCTAATTTTTACTCCAACCTTCAATGAATAAAAATCTTTAGTGCACAATACCACTGCCTTTCGAACATACTCTATTACATACATTGCGCCACAAATGTTATTAGCACATCAGATGTTCTTCTTTTTCACCTTAAAGAACGAAGATTCTTACCCTTCATCAATCTGTAAACAGATTTGTTTATCTTGAACAGATTCTATCTATTAATCACTTATGTGTTTCAATTTACAAGTCCACCGGACAAACCTTGTGTAAATATTCCACTCAAACTATATACTTCTTCACTTGGCTAATGCAAAAAACTAAAATAAAAAAGAAATAAAATAATATTTTTAATATGCGTGAATGTACTTTATCTCAATCGCACTGAAAGACAATATCTACAGCATTACAGATAAAAGAATAAAGCATTCTGAAAAAAATTAAAGGTGAACTCCACTTTACGATAAGATAACATCACGGCTTTAAAGCACTAGAAACCTTATCAAGACCACGATTAAAAACATAATGTTTTTCATAAACATCAACCGTGGGAGGCATACGATTTTCTTCAAAAAAATCATAACCTTTCTTAAGCATAACCCAGAATTGATAATGGGGATCAGATCTATGACGTACCATATTAGCATCGGTCATGCGAAAAGGAAAAGCATGCAACTGAAATTCTTTCTGTCCCCCTCTAAAAGCATCCCGCGCAAAAGCATAAATCTGTGCCATATTTTTATCACTCATAGAGTAACAACCAGCAGAAAAGCAAGAACCATGCACCATAAGATTACTTCCTGTTCGGCCATTCGCTTGATCATAAAGGTTGGGAAATCCTATATTAAAAGCAAGATAATATTTTGAATAAGGATTCATTTGATTTGCACTAACGGTGTAAAAACCTTCTGGTGTTTGAAGATCACCTTCCTTATATTTAGGTCCAAGCTGACCTGACCATTTACAAATGCTATAACGTGCCAACAACACAAAAGCCCCTGATCGGGACTGCTTCCAAATTTCGGCAACATTCTCTTTCTTAAAAAATCGCATCATAATCGGCGCATAAGGATCAATATTATGTAGAACCATTCTATTTCGGATTTCTTGGGGAAGTGGCTGCTCAACTTTAGCACGGATAGAAGCTGGCAACCTTCCCTCACATGCCGTCAGTACTCCTATTGTAAACAATATACATACTGTGAAGAACCTGTTGAAAACCATAAAATAAAACTCCAATACCTCCCCTCACAAAAAATGACTTATGTTAAAGACCTACCAATTTGAAGATATTTTTCCCAACGGTCTTTTTTAAGAACTTCACCATCTTTTCCAGCCATAGCCTTTAAAGCTTCTGAAATAACGTCACCCGTTTCATCAATCACGGTCTCTTTGCTTCGATGTGCTCCTCCTAAAGGCTCAGGAATAATGCCATCGATAATCTTTAACTGATACAAATCTTGAGCGGTAATACGCATATTCATTGCAGCATCTTTTGCACGAGTAGGATCACGCCATAAAATAGAAGCTGCTCCTTCTGGTGAAATGACAGAGTAAATTGCATGTTCTAACATATAAACTTTGTTGGCCGCAGCAATTGCTATCGCCCCTCCTGAACCGCCTTCTCCAATAACGACCGAAACAACAGGAACCTTTAAGCGCAAAGTTGCCGCTGTTGATTGAGCAATTGCTTCAGCTTGTCCGCGTTCTTCAGCACTCACACCAGGATAGGCACCTGCTGTATCTACAAAAGTGAGTAATGGCAAACCAAAACGGTCAGCCATTTCCATAATACGTACAGCTTTGCGATACCCTTCTGGACGTGCAGAACCAAAATTATAGCGCAACCGTGTTTGCGTATCGTGACCTTTTTCCTGACCTATGTAAGCAACTGCTTCACCTTTAAAGCGCGCAAATCCTGCTTGAATAGCCTCATCTTCAGCAAACTTGCGGTCGCCTGCCAAAGGTGTTACATCACTCAATAACCGCGCAGAATAGTCCATAAAATGAGGACGATCAGGATGGCGAGCTACTTGTGTTTTTTGCCATGGCGATAATTTTTTATAAATATCGCGCAATGCCGTTTGAGAACGTGCTTCTAAGCGGGCGATCTCTTCGCTCATATCAAGACTTCCTTCTTCCTCAGAAATCTTTTTTAATTCGAGAATTTTCCCATCGAGATCAGCAACCGGTTTTTCAAAATCAAGATAATTATACATTGCACCCAACTTATTTGGTGTAAGTTA
This window encodes:
- a CDS encoding acetyl-CoA carboxylase carboxyltransferase subunit alpha; the encoded protein is MYNYLDFEKPVADLDGKILELKKISEEEGSLDMSEEIARLEARSQTALRDIYKKLSPWQKTQVARHPDRPHFMDYSARLLSDVTPLAGDRKFAEDEAIQAGFARFKGEAVAYIGQEKGHDTQTRLRYNFGSARPEGYRKAVRIMEMADRFGLPLLTFVDTAGAYPGVSAEERGQAEAIAQSTAATLRLKVPVVSVVIGEGGSGGAIAIAAANKVYMLEHAIYSVISPEGAASILWRDPTRAKDAAMNMRITAQDLYQLKIIDGIIPEPLGGAHRSKETVIDETGDVISEALKAMAGKDGEVLKKDRWEKYLQIGRSLT
- the thiD gene encoding bifunctional hydroxymethylpyrimidine kinase/phosphomethylpyrimidine kinase; translated protein: MRLHDNQDKFFIPRILSISGTDPSGGAGMQADLKVFSAMKTYGMSVVTAVVAQNTKGVRAFHALDASFVADQIDSVFEDVHVDAVKIGMVANAQIAQTIAERLVYHKARFIVFDPVMVAKSGDVLLKPDAVEIVRDVLVPLSTLITPNLPEAAMLLGREVRWSLNAMYQYGPQLLALGCDAVLLKGGHLSILAHTDEVNYDHSSPDLYCDSEGIVTLKASRLITTNDHGTGCTIAAAIAALLPTEPLVCAVKRAKAYLNNALEASSILQVGKGRGPVHHFYELWGEK
- a CDS encoding CobW family GTP-binding protein, with the protein product METTRIPITLITGFLGSGKTTLLNRMLRDPLLNNSAVIINEFGEVSIDHFLVEKTTEGIIELANGCLCCNLRSDLIDTLTNLIDRIHAGNQHLNRIIIETTGLADPAPIVQALLSHPLLIQVLSIDTLLATFDTLNTPTILERYPEIQKQLALADKIILTKTDLTDSKTLSNTLLSTLKTINPIAQIIDVHSDHYCSRGLISKTLWDEKAENTQFKQWRTLAPYDHAHNWTIRAFSLNCEELMDYTSLSTFLDLLKDLYGTKLLRIKAIIAMRDDPQRPLVLHGIQTFFHPPIRLPAWPKGIKQTRFVIITDGIEKETIQKLFNAFLNKPAIDTADKTAILNNPLIIPGMKF
- a CDS encoding ABC transporter ATP-binding protein translates to MIELSHVGVTFNPQTPLKKQALIDINLKIDRGSFVTIIGSNGAGKSTLLSVLAGATLPTEGKVVINGQNVSLQSVNERAGRVACVFQDSSMGSCGSLTIEENLALAALRGKRHGLRSALNYEKRQFFRDEIAQLGIGLETYLHNSMDSLSGGQRQVICLVMATLAHADVLLLDEHTSALDPGMAKFVMQLTEKIVERKKLTTIMVTHSMRQALDYGDRTLMLHGGKVIFDVRQEERKGLNVSDLIGMFQKVRGEVLDNDELLMD
- a CDS encoding L,D-transpeptidase family protein, with translation MVFNRFFTVCILFTIGVLTACEGRLPASIRAKVEQPLPQEIRNRMVLHNIDPYAPIMMRFFKKENVAEIWKQSRSGAFVLLARYSICKWSGQLGPKYKEGDLQTPEGFYTVSANQMNPYSKYYLAFNIGFPNLYDQANGRTGSNLMVHGSCFSAGCYSMSDKNMAQIYAFARDAFRGGQKEFQLHAFPFRMTDANMVRHRSDPHYQFWVMLKKGYDFFEENRMPPTVDVYEKHYVFNRGLDKVSSALKP
- a CDS encoding ABC transporter substrate-binding protein, translated to MLKRVNILWIVIATVFIMNSFAKAGDYVKHIKIALTQIMAHPAADAVRKGIMDALAKDGYKQGENFELTFLSAQGNISTATQIARKFVGDKPDVIIAISTPSAQTMLAATRKIPIVFAAISDPIGAKIVSSLTKPGGNVTGTSDRIDIAESLRLLKEVKPDLKKLGYLYNASEANSVSTLKMLKDVADKIGIDVIPSSAPKPSDVQMATRALIGKVDVIFIPADNTVLSVLEGATKVTQEARIPLFTVDSNSMGRGPFMTQGVNFYDVGVDAGKLVVRILKGEKPGDIDIVQAANNDIRIDMKAAKKVGIVIPKAVIERATKIIQ
- a CDS encoding ABC transporter permease, with the protein product MNIFAFSGAVELGLIYAFVAIGVYLSFRVLDFPDLTVDGSFLLGSCVCGVLILLGFSAWTAMACAFCAGLMAGLLTALLNLHFGILNLLASILTMSALYTVNLRIMGIMGGSNVNLALADTALTPFYNMFGLPDILVRPLFVCFVLLVVVFFIWRFLESEMGLAMRAIGANPRMATAQGVHPSALIYFGMGLSNACVALGGSLYIQTAIATDITGGAGTIVFGLAAVIIGETLFRTRNIFWIIISCIIGSVFYRVAVQFAFEAHGIGIDTSTDLQLITALLVVVTLTVSRYWRSCKHD
- a CDS encoding lysophospholipid acyltransferase family protein; this encodes MENTVLIFRSLLFTFAFYTTTFIQMILYAPIYFLMPRKKAWIIPKIWARVTLFLQKYIAGTNYEIEGLENLPNGAYIIAPKHQSAWETFSLIPYFDDPALILKRELTWIPFFGWYMAKTQIIPINRTTPIKALKTIIQKAKEKAKLERQILIFPEGTRRQPGQEPDYKSGIVALYNELKLQVVPIAHNAGLYWPRGNFRRYPGTIRVRILPPIATGLSKRDFLDQLVKKTEEACDELLLLAAQDPNPPPMPPCAVKKLQKMSHHEAIH